The DNA segment TCCGAGCACCAGCGCGACCTGACCAACTCGGCCTCCTCCCGCTTCCTGGTGGAGCTCCTCGTGGCCCTCTCCGAGGCGGCCGGCCGGCTCATCGGCCTCTCCCGCCGCCTGCGGGTGGACCGGGCCCGCATGGCCTCCAACCTTGAGCTGGAGCGCGCTCTCTGGGTGGCGGAGCCCCTCTACGTGTTGCTGGCGAAGCACGGCCACCCGGCGGCCCACGAGGCCGCGCGGCTCCTGGCGGCCCGGGTGCGGGAGGATGGGCTCGATCCTCTCGAGGCGCTCGAGGCGGCCCGGGCGGGCGATCCCCGGCTGGACCAGGTGGTGGCGGCGCTTTCGGACGAGGAGCGGGCGTTCTTGCGGGAACCGGGTGGCTACCGGGGGCGGGCCGAGGAGCGGGCCCGGGCGGTGGCGGCCCGCTGGCGGTCCAGGATGGCCGGGTGGAAGGCCCCGGCCTGAGCTACGCGACCGGCGTCACGCGACCCCCACACAGGCGTGGGGGCGAACCGGGAGGGGTGGGACGATGGACGAGCAGATTCTGACGCAGGGCAGGTTTGCGGGCTGGACCTTTGCCTACGAGGGCAAGGCGAAGCGGCTCTACCGGTCTCCGGAGGGCGACCGGTACCTGGTGCGCTTCAAGGACGACGCGACCGCCTTCAACGGCAAGAAGCGGGGGCAGATCGAGTCCAAGGGCATCGTGAACAGCCGCATCTCGAGCCTGCTCTTCCGCTTGCTGGAGGAGCACGGGGTGGAGACGCACCTCCTGGAAGAGGTGGGACCCGGCCAGATGCTGGTGCGGGCGGTGGAGATCATCCCGCTGGAGGTGGTGGTGCGGAACCTCACCACCGGAAGCCTCAGCCGCAGGCTGGGCCTGCCCGAGGGAAGGCCCATCGACCCGCCCCTGGTGGAGTTTTACTACAAGAGTGATGCGCTCGACGACCCCCTGGTCTACCCCGAGCACGCCGGGCTCCTGGGCGCGGCCCGTGAGGAGGAGGTCGTTCGCTTGAGGGAGCTGGCCCTGCAGGTGAACGGCGTCCTTCAGGCCTTCTTCCAGCAGCTCCGTATCGTGCTGGTGGACTTCAAGCTGGAGTTCGGACGGGCGGACGGGCGGATCCTGCTGGCCGACGAGCTCTCGCCCGACACCTGCCGCTTCTGGGAGGCCGGCACGGGCCGCAAGCTGGACAAGGACCGCTTCCGCCAGGACCTGGGCCAGGTGGAGGAGGCGTACCAGGAGATGCTCCGCCGGGTGGAGGCGGGGGCGACGGGGCGGGTGGCGTCTTCCGCCGGCATGGGGGGCGGCGGCCGGTGAGTAGGTTCCGGCTGGTGCTCCACGTGGAGCCGCGGCCGGGCGTGCTGGACCCCCAGGGTGCGGCCACCCGTCGGGCGCTGGAGCAGCTGGGCTTCGCCTCGGTGCAGGCGGTCCGGGTGGGCAAGGAGATCACCCTGGAGGTGGAGGCGCCCGACGCCTCCGAGGCCCGGCGGCAGGTGGAGGAGATGGTCCGGGTGCTCCTGGTGAACCCGTCGACCGAGAGTTACCGTATGGAGCTTGCCGAGACGCCCGGCCGGAACGGATCCGGCGCGGCGGCCAACACCACCCTCGGGGCTGGGGCCCGATGAGGGCCGCGGTCGTCCGCTTCCCGGGCTCCAACTGCGACCACGACACCCTCTGGGTGCTGGAGCGGGTGCTGGGGTGGGAGGCCTTCCCCGTCTGGCACCGCTCCCAGGAACTGGGAGGGGCCGAGCTGGTGGTCCTGCCCGGCGGCTTCTCCTTCGGCGACTACTTGCGGGCCGGCGCCATCGCCGCCCGCTCGCCCGTCCTGGAGGCGGTGCGCCGCCATGCGGCGGGCGGCGGGCTTGTCCTGGGCATCTGCAACGGCTTTCAGATCCTGTGCGAGGCGGGGCTCTTGCCCGGCACCCTGCGCCCCAACAAGGACCTTCGCTTCCACTGTCACACCGCCCACATCCGGGTGGAACGCATCGAGACCCCCTTCACCGCCGCCGCAGCCCCGGGCCAGCTGCTGGAGCTCCCCGTGGCCCACTTCGAGGGCGCCTACCACGTTTCGCCCGGCGAGCTCGAGCGGATGGAGGACAGGGGACAGGTCGTCTTCCGCTACGTGGACGCCCTGGGACGCCCCGTGCCGGAGGCGAACTTCAACGGCTCGGTGGGGAACGTGGCAGGCATCTGCAGCGAGGACGGCCGGATCCTGGGCATGATGCCCCACCCGGAGCGGGCGAGCGAGCCCCTGATGGGGGGCTCCGACGGTCTTTGGATCTGGCGCTCGCTGGAGCGGAGGATCCTTTCGACGACCACCGCGTGAAGGGAGGCGTGTTCATGCACTCCATGGCCGTGGCCCGCGCCGCGACCCGGCGGCCCCGTTCCTGGCAGGCCCGGGGCCTGAGCGACGACGAGATGCGCCACCTCTTGCGGGTGCTGGGGCGGGTGCCCAACCAGCTCGAGCTCGCGCTGGTGGCGGCGCTCTGGTCCGAGCACTGCGGGTACAAACACTCGCGCCTGGCCCTGCGCCGGCTCCCCCGGGCACCGCTCGCGGGCAGCCGCACCCGGGTGCTGGAGGGGTGGAGCCAGGACGCGGGCCTGGTGGAGCTGGGGGACGGGTGGGCGGTGAGCTTCAAGGTGGAGTCGCACAACCATCCGTCGGCCGTGGAGCCCGTGCAGGGTGCGGCTACGGGAGTGGGCGGCATCCTGCGGGACGTGCTGGCCACCGGAGCGCGCCCCGTGGCGGTGCTCGACTCCCTCCACTTCGGGCCGCTGGAGGAGCGCCAGCAGCAGTACCTGATGGAGGGCGTGGTGGCGGGCATCTCCTCCTACGGGAACGCGGTGGGAGTGCCGACGGTGGGCGGCGAGCTCCACGTTCACCCGGGGTACCGGGGCAACCCGCTGGTGAACGTGATGGCCGCCGGCCTGGTGCCCGTCGACCGCCTGCGCCGGCCCCCCTCGGGCCCGGCCCTGGAGGACGCCCGCGTCTGGCTCATCGGGGCCGCCACCGGGCGGGACGGCCTGGGCGGTGCCACCTTCGCCTCCCGTACCCTCAGTGGCTCCGACTGGGAGAGCCGCCCCGCCGTTCAGGTGGGGGATCCCCTCCTGGAGAAGGGGCTGATCGAGGCTTGTCTCGAGATCTTTGACCAGGATCTGGCCCTGGCCGCTCAGGACCTGGGGGCCGCGGGGCTGACCAGTGCCGCCTCGGAGCTGGCCCACCGGCTGGGGCGGGGGCTGGAGCTCTTCCTGGACCGGGTGCCCGTGCGGGAGGAAGGGCTGGACGCCGAGGCGCTGATGCTCTCCGAGTCCCAGGAGCGGATGCTCATCCTCTGCCGCCCCGAGGACGGGCCGGCGGTGGAGGCGGTCGCCCGGAAGTGGGAGCTGGAGGCGGGCGAAGTGGGGCGCCTGGTGCCGGGGGGCGACCTCATCGTCACCCATCGGGATCGCCGCCGGACCCGCTTGCCCCTGCGCGTGCTGGTGGACGAGACGCCCCGCTACCGCCCCCCGGACCCGCGACCTCAGGCCCCGCCGGGCGGAGGGCATCGTTCCGCGCCCGCGGCCCCGTGGCCGGTGCTGGAGGCCTCGGCGGCCCGGGAGCAGCTGCGCCGGCTGCTGGCGCACCCGGAGCTGGGGCCCCGGGAGAACGTCTTCCAGCGCTACGACCACCAGGTGGGCCTGCGGACGGTGACGGGACCCGGGGCCGACGCGGCCGTGCTGCGGGTGCCCGCTAGCCCGGTGGGGCTGGCCCTCACCCTGCAGAGCGACGGGCGGCGATGCCTCCGGGACCCCCGGCAGGGGGCGGCCTGGGTGGTGGCCGAGGCGGCCACCAGCGTCGCCTGTGCCGGCGCGGAACCCTTGGCGGTCACCGACGGGCTCAACCTGGGAAGCCCCGAGGATCCGCAGGTCTACCAGCAGCTCGCGGACGTGGTGGAAGGCCTGGCCGACGGCTGCCGGGCCCTGGGCCTGCCGGTGGTGAGCGGAAACGTGAGCCTTTACAACGAGACGGGCCGGGCGGCCGACCCGGGGGGCAACGTCCGCGTCGGGCGCCAGGCGATCCCGCCCACCCCCGTGGTTGGTTTGGTGGGCTGGCTTCCCCGGGTGGAAGAGCGGCTTCCCATGGGCCTGCAGGAGGGAAGCCTCCTGCTCTTGGCGGGGGAGCCCTCCCCCGATCCCGGCGGCAGCCTGTGGGCCGAGGTGGTGGGGTTCGAGGAGCCACCCGCCCCGGACGGCGAGGATGCCCTCTCCGGCAGCTTCCGGAACGGCCGGGTCGCGGACGACGGGCCCCATCTGGACCTGGGGTCGGTGCGAGGTGCCGTGCGCTGGCTGGTGCGGGCAAGCCGGGAAGGGTTGCTGCGCTCGGCCCACGACCTCTCCCAAGGCGGGCTGGCCGCGGGCCTCGTCGAGGCCGCCCTGGCCGGAGGCGTGGGGGCCCGGATCCGCCTGCCCCGGGGCGACGTGCCTACCCTTTTCGGCGAGCTACCCGGCCGGGCGCTGGTGGGCGCGGACCCTCAAGCCCTGCACCGGCTCCTGAACCTGGCCCGCGAGGAGCGCGTGGCGGTGACGGTCCTGGGCCGGTCCGGCGGCGACCGTGTGGACCTCACCTGGGCGGGCGCCGCGGTCTGCGCGCCCGGAGGGCTCACGACCCGGTTGGTGCTGCCCCTCGCGGAGCTGGCCGCATGGCGGGCGGGCGAGGCGGAAGCACCCGCGAACATGGCGGGCGACCGGCTTCGGGAGGAGTGCGGCGTGGTGGGCGCCTGGTGCGACCCGGGAACCTCGGCCTCGTCGTCTGCCCTGCTGCTGGCGATGCTCGCGCTCCAGCACCGGGGCGAGGAGAGCGCAGGCGTGGGCTACCTGGAGGCCGGGGAGGTGCGGGTGGCCAAGGGGATGGGCCGGGTGAACGAGGTCTTCGCCCAGGGGTCCCCGGCTCGGAGGGAACTCGACCGAGCCCGATCGCCCGGGCTGGTGGGCCACGTGCGCTACTCCACGGCAGGGGCCTCGAGCCTGGAGAACGCCCAACCCTTCCTGGCCCGGACCCGGTTCGGCGACGTGGCCCTGGCCCACAACGGGCAGCTCCTGGAGGAGGGGCCGGTCGCCTCCGCTGATGGGTTCCGCTCGGGCGAGAGCGACAGTCGCCGCTTCGCCCGGCTCCTCGCCGCCTCGCCCGCGGCCACGCTCCTGGAGGCGGTGGTGGCCACCGCGCGGCAGGTGCGGGGCGCCTTCGCCCTGGTGATCCTCTCGCCCCACGGGCTCTTCGCCCTTCGGGACCCGCTGGGGATCCGGCCGCTGGTGCTGGGGCGCGGGCCCACGGGGTGGGTGGCGGCGTCGGAGTCGTGCGCGGTGGAGGCGATGGGCGCCCAGGTGGTGGACGAGGTTGCCCCAGGCGAGGTGGTCTGGGTGCGGCCGGGGGGTGGGGAGGCGGCTCCGCTCAGGACGCGGTTCGCCTCGCCGGAGGCGCCCCGGTTTTGCCTCTTCGAGTGGGTCTACCTTTCCCGGCCGGACTCGCGCTACGCCGGCCAGAGCGTCTACCGCGCCCGGCAGCGGATCGGGCGGGAGCTCTGGCGGGAGCATCCGGTGCAGGCCGACGTGGTGGTTCCCGCACCCGATTCCGGCACCCCGGCGGCGCTGGGGGTGGCGCAGGCGTCGGGCCTTCCCTTCGAGCTGGGCTTCCTCAAGAACGCGTACATCGGCCGCACCTTCATTCAGCCGGACCCCGAGGTCCGGCGCCACCAGGTGCAGGTGAAGCTGCGGGCGATCCCTGAGGTGGTGGGGGGCAAGCGGGTGATCCTGGTGGACGACTCGGTGGTGCGGGGGACCACCAGCCGGCAGATGGTGGAGATGCTCCGGCGGGCGGGCGCCCGGGAGGTCCACCTCTACGTGGCCTCCCCGCCCTACCGGTACCCCTGCCTCTACGGGATCGACACCCCCAGCGACGCGGAGCTGATCGCCTCCCGGCGCGGGGTGGAAGAGGTGCGGCAGTTCATCGGGGCCGACAGCCTCCGCTACCTGTCGCTTTCGGGTCTGGCTCGGGCCGTGGGCGACCGGCTGGTCGACGGAGACCAGCCCGCCGGTCACTGCGCCGCCTGCTTCACGGGAAGGTACCCCGTAAGCCGTCTTCAGCTGGGCGAGGCATACCCGCTGGGGGCGGCCCGGTGATGGGCGGAGCGGGAGAAGGCGGCGAGATGCAAGGAGAGGGGCGCGGGAGCGGCGGCCCCAGCAGACCAGGGGAGGCGGGCGACGTGGGCAGGACACGGACCTACCGCGACGCGGGGGTGGACCTGGAGGCCGGCTACGAGGCGGTGCGCCGGATCGGACGGCTTGCCCGATCCACCTACGACGGAAACGTGATCGCGGGCGTCGGGGGATTCGCGGGGCTCTACCGGCTGGCGGGCACGGGACCAGGCGATGGGCCGGGGCCCGGGAAGGCGGCCGGCCGTGCCGGGGACGTCGTCCTGGCCGCGGGGGCCGATGGCGTGGGTACCAAGATGCTGGTGGCCGAACGGATGGGACGGCTGGAGACGGTGGGCATCGATGCGGTGGCCTACTGCGTCAACGACCTCCTCTGCCAGCGGGCGCGCCCCCTCTTCTTCCTGGACTACATCGGCGGCGGGCGCATCGACCCCCTGGAGGTGGAGGCGCTGGTGCACGGCGTGACCGAAGGCTGCCGGCAGGCGGGCTGCGTGTTGCTGGGCGGCGAGACGGCCGAGATGCCCGGCGTCTACCGGCCCGGCAGCTACGACCTGGTGGGCTTCGCAGTGGGGGTGCAGGAATCGGCGCCCCCCGACCCGACCCGCATCCGCCCGGGCGACGTGCTGCTGGCACTCCCCTCGTCGGGGCTCCACGCGAGCGGTTTCTCCCTGGTCCGCAGGGTGGTGGAGGAGGCGGGACTGGACCTGGCCGCCCCCGCCCCCGGTCTGGAGGGAAGCCTCGGGGAGGAGCTCCTGCGCCCCACCCGCATCTACGTGGAGACGGTGCTCAACCTCTGGCGGCAGGTGGAGCTGAAGGCGGTGGCCAACGTCTCGGGGGGCGGGGTGCCCGAGAACCTGCCCCGGGTGCTGCCCCCGGGCCTGGGTGCCCGGCTGGAGGTGGGAAGCTGGCCGGTGCCGCCCGTCTTCGACCTCCTGCAGGCGGCGGGCGAGCTGAGCCAGGAGACGATGCGGTCCACCTTCAACCTGGGGCTGGGGATGATCCTGGTGGTGGCCCCCGAGGCGGTGGCCGCGACCGAAGCCTTCCTGGCAGGCCGGGGCGAGCCGGCCTACCGGGTGGGGCACGTGGTGGAGGGTGAGGGCGTCCGCTGGGAGGGAGCCCCGTGAGCGCGCCGGACGCGGGCTACTCTCAGGACGCAGCCCTCGCCACCGAGAGCATGACCCTGGAAGCGGGACCGCGTCCGGTGCCCCTGGCTGTCTTCGTCTCGGGCCGGGGCAGCAACCTCCGCTCCATCCTGGAGGCCCAGGCCAGGGGGGACCTGGGCGCCGAGGTGGCGCTGGTCCTCTCGGACCGGCCTGAGGCGCCGGCACTGGAGATCGCCAGGGCGGCGGGCGCGGCCACCTGGAGCCGGCCATGGCCCGGCCGGGAGGGCCGCGACGCCTTCTTCGAGGAAGCGGATGGGGCCCTGGGGGCGGCCGGCTGCCGGCTCATCTGCCTGGCGGGGTTCATGCGCCTCCTGCCGGCGTGGCTGGTTCGCCGCCACCCGAACCGGATCCTGAACATTCACCCCTCGCTCCTGCCCGCCTTCCCTGGAAAGGACGCTCAGGCTCAGGCGCTGGCGTACGGGGTGAAGGTTACGGGTTGCACCGTCCACCTGGTGGACGAGCAGGTGGACCACGGCCCCATCCTGCTCCAACGGGCGGTGGAGGTGCACGAAGGGGCCACGGTGGAGGAGCTCTCGCAACGGATTCTCGAAGAGGAGCACCGGCTCTACCCCGAGGCGATCCGCCTCTACGTGCGGGGCGGCTTCCGGCTCACGGGCCGGCGGGTGATCCGGGCCGGCGGGGAAGCGACGAAGGAGGCCTGAGGACGTGGAGCGTGCCTTGATCAGCGTCTGGTCCAAGGAGGGGCTGGCGGAGCTGGCGGAAGCCCTCCACCGGCGGGGGGTGGAGCTCGTCTCCACGGGCGGGACCGCGGCCCACCTGCGGGAGGCGGGCCTTCCCGTGACCGAGCTCTCCCAGGCGACGGGGGCGCCCGAGGTGCTGGGAGGCCGGGTGAAGAGCCTCCACCCGGCGGTCTACGCGGGCATCCTCTCCCGGCGGGACCCTTCGGAGGCGGCAGACCTCCAGGCTGTGGGCGCACGTCCCATCGACCTGGTCTGCGTCAACCTCTACCCCTTCGTGGAGCAGGTGGGCGAGGGTACCCCGCTGGACGAAGCCCTGGAGCTGATCGACATCGGCGGGGTGAGCCTGCTGCGGGCGGCGGCCAAGGGATTCCCCCACGTGGTGGTCCTCTCGAGGCCCGATCAGTACTCGGAGTTCCTGCGCCGGCTTGAGGAAGGCGCCCTGGACCCCGGCTACCGCCGCCTGCTGGCGGCCGAGGCCCTGGAGCGCACCTCGGCCTACGACCGCCGCATTGCCGCGTACCTGGCGGGGCGACCTGTGGGCGCGCCCTCGACCGCGACGGCAGGCGCCCCGGAGTCCTCCGGGGCGGGTGCGGGGGCACCGGAAGGAGCCGAGCGCTTCCCCGAAGCGTTCTCGCTCCGGCTGGTCCGCGTCTCGCCCCTGCGGTACGGCGAGAACCCCCACCAGGCGGCGGCCTTCTACCACCCGCCCGGTCCGTCCCGGGGGCTCGCGGCCGCGCGACTCCTCCAGGGGAGAGAGCTCTCCTTCAACAACCTGAACGACGCCTCGTCGGCCTGGCGGATCCTGGACCACGTGGCGGCCGCGGCGCCGGGCCAGGCGGCGGCGGTGGCGGTCAAGCACACCAGCCCCTGCGGCGCCGGGGTGGCCGGGACCCTGGAGGAGGCCTTCCGGAAGGCGTACGAGGCGGACCCGGTCTCCATCTTCGGAGGGATCGTCGCCGTCAACCGGTGCGTGGACGGGGCGACAGCCCGGCTCATGGACCCCGTCTTCCTGGAGGTGGTGGCGGCCCCCGGCTACACCCCCGAGGCACTGGGGGTCCTGGGGCACAAGAAGAACCTGCGTCTTCTGGACCTGTCGGGCGCCGCGGGCTCCGGCGAGGCCGCTGCCGAGCCTGAAGCGGACTGGGAGGTGCGGCCCGTCTGGGGCGGGTACCTGGTCCAGGCGGCGGACGTGGCCGATGCGGCCCCATCGGAGTGGCAGCGGGTGACGCGCGCCGAGCTGGACCCCGCCTTGCTGCCGGACCTGCGCCTGGCCTGGCAGGTGGCCCGGGGGTGCATCTCCAACGCGGTGGTGGTGGCCGCGGGCGGGCAGAGCCTGGGGATCGGGGCGGGGCAGGTGAACCGCATCGACGCCGCGCTGCAGGCGCTGGAACGGGCCCGGGCCCGGGTCCCCGGGGGAGACCTGCGGGCGGCGGGGGCGGTGCTGGCTTCCGACGGCTTCTTCCCCTTCCCCGACGTGGTGCAGGCGGCGGCGAAGGCAGGGATCCGGGCCATCGTCCAGCCCGGCGGCTCCAAGCGGGACGAGGAGTCGATCGAAGAGGCCGATCGGGCAGGGATCCCCATGCTCCTGACGGGGATGCGCCACTTCCGGCACGCCTGAGGGGGCCGAGCGATGCCTGCGAAGAACGGTGCCCGCCGGGTGCTCCTGGTGGGATCCGGGTCCAGGGAACACGCCATCGGGTGGACGCTCCGCCGGAGCCCTAGGCTGGGCGAGCTCTACGCCCTGCCGGGAAACCCTGGGCTGGAGGAGGTGGCCCGGCGGGTTCCCTGGCCCCAGGATGGGGTGGAGGGCGTGGCCCGTTGGGCCGAGGAACACGGTGTGGACCTGGTGGTGGTCGGCCCTGAGGCGCCCCTGGCCCAGGGCCTGGCCGACCGCCTGGCGGAGCGGGGCGTGCCCTGCCTGGGCCCGAGCCAGGCCGCGGCCCGTATCGAGAGCAGCAAGGGCTTCGCCAAAGAGGTGATGGCGGAGGCGGGCGTGCCCACCGCCCGGGCCCGGGCCTTCGATTCCCTGGAGGATGCCCTGGGCGCCCTGGCGACGTGGGCCCTGCCCCTGGTGGTGAAGGCCGACGGGCTCGCGAGCGGCAAGGGGGTGCGGGTCTGCCGGGAGCGGGCCGAGGCGCGCGCCTTCCTGGAGGAGGTCATGAGCCGCGGCCGCTTCGGCGAGGCGGGGCGGCGGGTGCTGCTGGAGGAATGCCTGGAGGGAGAGGAGCTCTCCTACTTCGTCCTCACCGACGGCCGGGGCGTGCTCCGACTGGGGGCGGCCCGGGACCACAAGCGCCTCATGGAAGGGGACCGGGGCCCGAACACCGGCGGTATGGGTGCCGTCTCCCTGCCAGGGTTGGCCCCCGGGGGGCTGGAGGAGGAGATCCTGGAGCGGATCGTCCGCCCGGCGCTGGCCGCCCTCGAGGAGCGGGGGACCCCCTACCGGGGCGTCCTCTACGCGGGGTTGATGCTCACCCGGGAAGGGCCGAAGGTAGTGGAATTCAACGCCCGCCTAGGGGATCCCGAGGCGCAGGTGCTCCTGCCGCGGCTCGAGGAGGACCTGCTGGAGCTCTTCTGGAGGGCGGCCACCGGAGAGCTGGACGGGGGGACGGCCCGGCTCTCGCCGGAGACGGCGGTGGGTGTGGTTCTGGCCGACGCCGGCTACCCCGACGACCCCCAGGAGGGGGCGCCGCTGCAGGCCGCGGAGGCGTTTAGGAACGCCGGAACGATCCGGGCGGCTACCGGAGCCGCCGGGCAGGCGTACGGGCCGCCGGAGGTCCCCAAGCGCCTGCTCTTCCACGGGGCGACCCGCACCAAGGGCGACCGCCTGGTGAGCGGCGGGGGTCGGGTGCTCACCGCCGTAGGCTTCGGGGAGGACCTGGACCAAGCTCGATCGGAGGCGTACGGGCTGGTGGAGGAGGTCCGCTGGCCGGGGGCGGTCTATCGTCGAGACATTGCGGTGAGGCCCGGCGCAGACCTACGATTTCTCAGGAGGCCTCATCCGTGAAGGTCTTCGGTGGACGTGCCACGCAGGAGCTGACCGCCGCCATCTGCCGACACCTGGGCGTCGACCCGGGCCCGGCCGACATCTTCACGTTCAGCAACGACAACACGTTCGTTCGGGTCCTTGAAAACGTCCGGGAGACCGACGTGTTCGTCGTCCAGACCTCCGCCCCTCCCGTTGACGAAGCTCTCGTCGAGCTCCTCATCATGTTCGATGCCCTGCGCCGCGCGTCGGCTCGACGCATCACTGCGGGCCTCCCCTACTACCCGTACGTCCGGTCCGACCCTGTGGTGGTTGCTCCTGACCCTGGCGCCGTCAAGCGGGCACAGCGGTTCGCCGAGCGCCTTGGGGCGCCTGCGGCCTTCGTGGACAAGCGGCGCTCCCCCACGACCTCCAGCGTGAGAGCCACTGCGGTGGTCGGGGAGGTGCGGGGCCAGCGGGTGATTCTCTTCGACGAAGAGGTCGATCAGGGGACGACCCTGCTGGAAGCTACAGCCCTTCTCCTGGGGCTCGGCGCTGCCGAAGTCTACGCCGCGTGCACCCACGCCGTTCTGTCCGGCTCCGCCGTGGAACGTCTGTCCAAGGCGCCCATTCGTGAGCTCGTGGTGACCGATACGGTGCCCGTCCCGTCGTCGAAGCGGTGGAACGCCCTGACTGTGCTCTCCGTGACGCCCCTGCTCGCCGAGACCATCAGGCGCATCCATACAGGGCAATCGGTTAGCGCTCTGTTCGAGTAGCTCGGCAACGGCCCTGCATCGGGCCCGGCCGATCCGGCCGGATGCTCGGGATGGAGGGAGAAGACGGCCCGTGGGCGAGGCTTTGCAGGTACGAGCCATCGGACCGGAAACGCTGAATGACCTCCGCCAGCTCCTCGTTACGCCGCCCCATGGCTGGTGCTGGTGCGTCGCGTGGGAGGTGCCCACCTGGGAGGGTTGGGAGGCGCGCACCGAGGAGGAGAACCGCGATCTGCGGGAACGCCTTTGGGCCCAGGGTCAGTATGATGGCTACCTCCTCTACCGTCAGGAAGAGCCGCTCGCGTGGTGCCGGGTAGGGCCCCGGTCCCGGTGGCCCAAGCTCTGCCGGAGCTTCGGCCTGGATCCGACGGAGGACGTCTACGCCTTCACCTGTTTCGGCATCCGCCAGGAGGCCATGGGGCAGGGGTTGATGCACACCTTCCTCCGGCTGGTGCTGGCGGACTTGCGGCGGCGCGGGGTGCGGGCCGTGGAAGCCTTTCCCCGGAAGTTGGAGGGACAGGTGGAGCCTGGCGAACTGTGGATGGGCCCCGCCTCCCTCTTCGATCGAGCCGGCTTCGTCACCGTCCGAGAGACGGACCGGTGGCGGCACGTGGGCCTCGAGCTGGCTCCGGCCGCGCTCACTCCACCGGCGGGGGCAGCCGGTCCTCCTGAGGTGTCACCTCCAGGGTGAAGGCCGGGTCGTAGAGCACCTGACCGGGCCTTGCCCCCTTGTACTTGCGCACGTGGCGCCGCCGGGCCACGTCCACGGGCACGTGGCTCGAGTGGCGGGCCTTGCTGAAGTGGGCCGCAAGCAGGGCCGCCTCCTCCAGCGAGCGACGCGGGGGCGGATCCGCGGTGGTGCGGAGAAGCACGTGGGCCCCAGGGAGCTGGCGGGCGTGGAGCCACCACTCGTCGGGACGGGCCAGGTCCATGGTGAGCCGGTCGTTCTGCAGGTGGTTCCGCCCGACCAGGATCTCGATGCCCTCCGAAGACCGGTAGCGGAGGGGGTGGGAGGCTCCGTCACTGCCGACCGCCCGGCCTGATCCCCCCCGGGCTGCCTTCGCGCCCTTGGTCCCCTTCCCGGGACCCCGGCCCTTCGCCCGGCCCGGCTCGGGCCGGAGCCCCTGCGGAATCCGGTACCCCTGCCGCTCCATCTCCGCTGCGAGCTCCCGCAGGGTCTCCTCGGAGTCGGCCGCCTCCAGGTGGAAGGCGAGGCTCTCCAGGTAGGCGACCTCGGCGCGGGAGTGCTCGAGCTCCTCGCCCGTCCGGTCCAGGCGGCGCTTGGCCCGCGCGTACCGTTCGAAGGCCCGCTGGGCGTTCTCGGAGGGGGAGAGCCGGGGGTCCAGGGCGATGCGGCGGGGAACGGGCGGGTCCTGGGCGTAGTCCTCCACCTCCACCTCCCTCGCCCCGGCTGGGATCCGGTGGAGGTTGGCGGTGAGGAGCTCGCCCACCACCCGCTGCTCCAGGTCCTCCCGGCCCTCAGCCAGCTCCGCCTCCTGTTTCTCCGCCTTCCTCTGCGCCCGCCGAAGCAGGGTTTGCACGGTCCGGGCCAGGGGGTCCCGCAGCTTGCCCAGGCGATCCGCCTCCTGGCGTTCCCCGAAAACATGGTCCAGCAAGGCGCCGGCCGAC comes from the Limnochorda pilosa genome and includes:
- the purC gene encoding phosphoribosylaminoimidazolesuccinocarboxamide synthase, whose amino-acid sequence is MDEQILTQGRFAGWTFAYEGKAKRLYRSPEGDRYLVRFKDDATAFNGKKRGQIESKGIVNSRISSLLFRLLEEHGVETHLLEEVGPGQMLVRAVEIIPLEVVVRNLTTGSLSRRLGLPEGRPIDPPLVEFYYKSDALDDPLVYPEHAGLLGAAREEEVVRLRELALQVNGVLQAFFQQLRIVLVDFKLEFGRADGRILLADELSPDTCRFWEAGTGRKLDKDRFRQDLGQVEEAYQEMLRRVEAGATGRVASSAGMGGGGR
- the purS gene encoding phosphoribosylformylglycinamidine synthase subunit PurS yields the protein MSRFRLVLHVEPRPGVLDPQGAATRRALEQLGFASVQAVRVGKEITLEVEAPDASEARRQVEEMVRVLLVNPSTESYRMELAETPGRNGSGAAANTTLGAGAR
- the purQ gene encoding phosphoribosylformylglycinamidine synthase subunit PurQ; its protein translation is MRAAVVRFPGSNCDHDTLWVLERVLGWEAFPVWHRSQELGGAELVVLPGGFSFGDYLRAGAIAARSPVLEAVRRHAAGGGLVLGICNGFQILCEAGLLPGTLRPNKDLRFHCHTAHIRVERIETPFTAAAAPGQLLELPVAHFEGAYHVSPGELERMEDRGQVVFRYVDALGRPVPEANFNGSVGNVAGICSEDGRILGMMPHPERASEPLMGGSDGLWIWRSLERRILSTTTA
- the purL gene encoding phosphoribosylformylglycinamidine synthase subunit PurL, with the protein product MHSMAVARAATRRPRSWQARGLSDDEMRHLLRVLGRVPNQLELALVAALWSEHCGYKHSRLALRRLPRAPLAGSRTRVLEGWSQDAGLVELGDGWAVSFKVESHNHPSAVEPVQGAATGVGGILRDVLATGARPVAVLDSLHFGPLEERQQQYLMEGVVAGISSYGNAVGVPTVGGELHVHPGYRGNPLVNVMAAGLVPVDRLRRPPSGPALEDARVWLIGAATGRDGLGGATFASRTLSGSDWESRPAVQVGDPLLEKGLIEACLEIFDQDLALAAQDLGAAGLTSAASELAHRLGRGLELFLDRVPVREEGLDAEALMLSESQERMLILCRPEDGPAVEAVARKWELEAGEVGRLVPGGDLIVTHRDRRRTRLPLRVLVDETPRYRPPDPRPQAPPGGGHRSAPAAPWPVLEASAAREQLRRLLAHPELGPRENVFQRYDHQVGLRTVTGPGADAAVLRVPASPVGLALTLQSDGRRCLRDPRQGAAWVVAEAATSVACAGAEPLAVTDGLNLGSPEDPQVYQQLADVVEGLADGCRALGLPVVSGNVSLYNETGRAADPGGNVRVGRQAIPPTPVVGLVGWLPRVEERLPMGLQEGSLLLLAGEPSPDPGGSLWAEVVGFEEPPAPDGEDALSGSFRNGRVADDGPHLDLGSVRGAVRWLVRASREGLLRSAHDLSQGGLAAGLVEAALAGGVGARIRLPRGDVPTLFGELPGRALVGADPQALHRLLNLAREERVAVTVLGRSGGDRVDLTWAGAAVCAPGGLTTRLVLPLAELAAWRAGEAEAPANMAGDRLREECGVVGAWCDPGTSASSSALLLAMLALQHRGEESAGVGYLEAGEVRVAKGMGRVNEVFAQGSPARRELDRARSPGLVGHVRYSTAGASSLENAQPFLARTRFGDVALAHNGQLLEEGPVASADGFRSGESDSRRFARLLAASPAATLLEAVVATARQVRGAFALVILSPHGLFALRDPLGIRPLVLGRGPTGWVAASESCAVEAMGAQVVDEVAPGEVVWVRPGGGEAAPLRTRFASPEAPRFCLFEWVYLSRPDSRYAGQSVYRARQRIGRELWREHPVQADVVVPAPDSGTPAALGVAQASGLPFELGFLKNAYIGRTFIQPDPEVRRHQVQVKLRAIPEVVGGKRVILVDDSVVRGTTSRQMVEMLRRAGAREVHLYVASPPYRYPCLYGIDTPSDAELIASRRGVEEVRQFIGADSLRYLSLSGLARAVGDRLVDGDQPAGHCAACFTGRYPVSRLQLGEAYPLGAAR
- the purM gene encoding phosphoribosylformylglycinamidine cyclo-ligase, whose product is MGRTRTYRDAGVDLEAGYEAVRRIGRLARSTYDGNVIAGVGGFAGLYRLAGTGPGDGPGPGKAAGRAGDVVLAAGADGVGTKMLVAERMGRLETVGIDAVAYCVNDLLCQRARPLFFLDYIGGGRIDPLEVEALVHGVTEGCRQAGCVLLGGETAEMPGVYRPGSYDLVGFAVGVQESAPPDPTRIRPGDVLLALPSSGLHASGFSLVRRVVEEAGLDLAAPAPGLEGSLGEELLRPTRIYVETVLNLWRQVELKAVANVSGGGVPENLPRVLPPGLGARLEVGSWPVPPVFDLLQAAGELSQETMRSTFNLGLGMILVVAPEAVAATEAFLAGRGEPAYRVGHVVEGEGVRWEGAP